The following are encoded in a window of Desulfonatronovibrio magnus genomic DNA:
- the porB gene encoding pyruvate synthase subunit PorB produces MLNLPELENFEKITAKNIPTENYISPGHRACQGCAEILALGMVMKVAGPNTIVANATGCMEIVTSPFPQTAWKIPWIHVAFENTSAVASGIEAGIKAMSRKGRYSKELPNIIAVGGDGATADIGIQALSGALERGHNFLYVCLDNEAYMNTGIQRSSSTPYGASTTTSPFGSHSIGQTTWKKDMPAIAAAHNIPYVATANPGFHLDLMNKVKKALTINGPAYLHIYSACPTGWRSKPEKGIEVSKLAVQTKVFPLYEIINGKLTITKKINKPKPVVDYLKTQRRFAHLKEDDIKLIQEGVDEQYSKLLYLEGDTQES; encoded by the coding sequence ATGCTTAATTTACCTGAATTAGAAAATTTTGAAAAAATAACTGCCAAGAATATTCCAACTGAAAACTATATTTCACCCGGGCATCGTGCCTGCCAGGGATGCGCTGAAATCCTTGCCCTTGGCATGGTGATGAAGGTTGCTGGCCCTAATACTATTGTAGCCAATGCCACAGGATGCATGGAAATTGTAACCTCACCCTTCCCGCAAACTGCCTGGAAAATTCCCTGGATTCATGTTGCGTTTGAAAACACCTCAGCAGTTGCTTCAGGCATAGAGGCCGGAATTAAGGCCATGAGCAGAAAAGGAAGGTATTCCAAGGAGTTGCCCAATATTATTGCTGTGGGCGGTGACGGTGCCACTGCTGATATTGGGATCCAGGCCCTGTCCGGTGCCCTTGAAAGAGGGCATAACTTTCTTTATGTATGCCTTGATAACGAAGCCTATATGAACACCGGTATCCAGAGATCGAGTTCCACACCCTACGGAGCATCTACCACAACTTCACCGTTTGGCTCGCATAGTATTGGTCAGACAACCTGGAAAAAGGATATGCCTGCCATAGCAGCTGCTCATAATATTCCATATGTGGCCACTGCCAATCCAGGTTTTCACTTAGACCTGATGAACAAAGTAAAAAAGGCATTGACCATAAATGGACCAGCATATTTGCATATTTACTCTGCCTGCCCGACTGGATGGAGGAGTAAGCCTGAAAAAGGTATAGAAGTATCAAAGCTGGCAGTGCAAACCAAAGTGTTCCCGCTATATGAGATTATTAACGGCAAACTGACTATTACGAAGAAAATCAACAAGCCCAAGCCAGTTGTTGACTACCTCAAAACTCAGCGCAGATTTGCTCATCTTAAAGAAGATGATATTAAGCTTATTCAGGAAGGTGTTGATGAGCAGTACTCCAAGCTGCTTTACCTCGAAGGTGATACCCAGGAAAGCTGA
- a CDS encoding secondary thiamine-phosphate synthase enzyme YjbQ produces MKSFRKELWMNVPARMDFVNITPEVQKAIDESQVQEGIVLVNAMHITASVFINDDESGLHHDYKLWLERLAPHEPVSSYRHNVGEDNADAHMKRQIMGREVVVAITDGKLDFGTWERIFYGEFDGRRKKRVLIKIIGE; encoded by the coding sequence ATGAAAAGTTTTCGCAAAGAACTTTGGATGAATGTTCCGGCCAGAATGGACTTTGTTAACATAACACCTGAAGTGCAAAAAGCAATAGACGAAAGCCAGGTCCAGGAGGGAATTGTGCTTGTAAATGCCATGCACATTACAGCAAGTGTGTTCATCAATGATGATGAGTCAGGACTGCACCATGATTATAAGTTATGGTTGGAAAGGCTTGCACCCCACGAGCCTGTGTCAAGTTACAGACATAATGTCGGTGAGGACAACGCTGATGCTCACATGAAAAGACAGATCATGGGGCGAGAGGTAGTTGTAGCCATTACTGATGGCAAACTCGATTTTGGTACCTGGGAAAGAATATTTTATGGAGAGTTTGACGGCAGAAGAAAAAAAAGGGTTTTGATTAAAATAATTGGAGAATAA
- a CDS encoding CinA family protein produces the protein MNIDQTIERLANILLRQKIMLCTAESCTGGLISHWLTNYSGSSGWFEGGIVSYSNAMKIHILGVNINTIEDYGAVSSQCVIEMAEGISRATGAQISIAVSGIAGPSGGTDFKPVGSVYVAFKIHNKVYSEHNLFHGNRLEIKMLTAQRALSGLLELFSKSDSSRDPT, from the coding sequence ATGAATATAGATCAGACTATTGAGCGATTAGCTAATATCTTATTAAGACAAAAAATTATGCTGTGTACTGCGGAATCATGCACAGGCGGACTCATCAGCCATTGGCTGACTAACTATTCCGGCAGTTCAGGATGGTTTGAAGGAGGTATTGTTTCCTATTCCAATGCCATGAAAATACACATTCTTGGCGTGAATATAAACACTATTGAAGATTATGGTGCTGTCAGCAGTCAATGTGTCATTGAAATGGCAGAAGGAATATCAAGAGCCACTGGCGCGCAGATAAGCATTGCTGTTTCGGGAATTGCCGGACCTTCTGGAGGAACTGACTTCAAGCCGGTAGGATCAGTATATGTTGCTTTCAAAATACACAACAAAGTATACTCAGAGCATAATTTATTTCATGGTAATCGCCTGGAAATCAAAATGCTGACTGCACAAAGAGCTTTGTCAGGATTGCTGGAACTGTTTTCTAAATCGGACTCTTCCCGCGACCCAACTTAA
- a CDS encoding phosphoadenosine phosphosulfate reductase family protein has translation MNLQEKVNLTRGIFERVLSFSGYEDVYVAWTGGKDSTVTLSLWNHFLEDNGIKIKPVAINLDTGLKFPEIIKFRDEISQKWDIELHVVKPEVDLENYPVARDKVNCCRDLKVEPLKSAVSRFNVRSLITGIRNDEHPTRSIRDQVEEKTNPDYFQINPILHWNVMDIWSFITQKNLPYCSLYDQGFTSLGCMPCTRKSTGDGERSGRARDKEESLDVLRGLGYF, from the coding sequence ATGAATTTGCAGGAGAAAGTTAACTTGACAAGAGGTATTTTTGAGAGGGTCCTGTCTTTTTCCGGATATGAGGATGTTTATGTGGCCTGGACCGGAGGTAAAGACTCAACAGTTACTCTCAGCCTCTGGAATCATTTCTTAGAGGATAATGGAATCAAAATCAAGCCAGTTGCCATAAACTTAGATACCGGACTTAAATTTCCAGAGATCATTAAATTTCGCGATGAGATTTCCCAAAAATGGGATATTGAACTGCATGTTGTTAAACCGGAGGTTGATCTGGAAAATTATCCAGTTGCCAGGGATAAGGTTAATTGTTGTCGTGACCTGAAAGTTGAGCCTTTGAAAAGTGCAGTTTCCCGGTTCAATGTTAGGTCCCTTATAACCGGAATACGTAATGATGAGCACCCTACAAGAAGCATTAGGGATCAAGTCGAAGAAAAGACCAACCCTGATTATTTTCAGATAAATCCAATTTTGCATTGGAATGTAATGGACATCTGGTCATTCATAACACAGAAAAATCTGCCATACTGTTCATTATATGACCAGGGCTTTACCTCACTTGGTTGCATGCCATGTACAAGAAAATCAACTGGCGACGGGGAGAGGTCGGGCAGAGCCAGAGACAAGGAGGAAAGTTTGGATGTTCTTCGTGGACTGGGGTACTTTTAG
- a CDS encoding permease, giving the protein MLWKILPVLVVAFILAGMMEKIIPREFLAQILGWDSGFKGLLIGTFAGAIMPGGPFILFPMMAVLMSAGAGIGPLVAYLSSWALIGLHRVMIFEAPIMGWKFTLCRLGASLVFPVIIGYFADQIWRMYSRYNSM; this is encoded by the coding sequence ATGCTTTGGAAAATACTGCCTGTTCTGGTAGTTGCCTTTATTTTGGCTGGAATGATGGAAAAAATTATCCCTCGAGAATTTCTGGCTCAGATTCTAGGGTGGGATTCTGGTTTTAAAGGCCTTTTGATCGGAACATTTGCCGGGGCCATAATGCCAGGTGGACCGTTTATATTGTTTCCAATGATGGCAGTGCTCATGAGTGCTGGTGCCGGTATTGGCCCCTTAGTGGCTTACCTGAGTTCCTGGGCATTGATAGGCCTGCACAGAGTAATGATATTTGAGGCTCCTATAATGGGATGGAAGTTTACCTTGTGCAGACTTGGGGCCAGCTTAGTGTTTCCAGTTATTATTGGCTATTTTGCAGATCAAATATGGAGAATGTATTCACGATACAACTCTATGTAA
- a CDS encoding DUF3334 family protein produces the protein MAKKKKVKSTDDILLLLCQAIQGTLQTTTATDVQYSPTFIKTNKSCLRPDIGCFVLFEGGFSGLVAINFSAEAALEIYTKYNVNMGMPEDDLAKHHTSNEVADAMGELLNQSIGKFRQLLKNAVGVGVNQTQPKMVALNQAMKLSLEADLDRPQYRRVEFKTEGQKFFYLEITLEKVDFIYQFGQSGAENNEEEVSESPEDLMKKLGL, from the coding sequence ATGGCTAAGAAAAAAAAAGTTAAAAGTACTGATGATATTTTATTGTTGTTGTGCCAGGCTATCCAGGGCACTCTTCAAACAACCACTGCCACTGATGTTCAATATTCTCCAACATTCATCAAGACAAACAAGTCCTGTCTAAGGCCGGATATTGGTTGTTTTGTTCTTTTTGAAGGTGGATTTTCCGGTCTGGTTGCCATAAATTTTTCCGCTGAAGCAGCCTTGGAAATATATACCAAGTACAATGTAAATATGGGTATGCCGGAAGATGATCTGGCTAAACATCATACCTCCAATGAAGTGGCTGATGCTATGGGAGAGCTTTTGAATCAGTCCATAGGAAAATTCAGGCAACTTTTGAAGAACGCTGTGGGAGTCGGAGTCAATCAGACTCAACCCAAAATGGTGGCCTTGAATCAGGCCATGAAATTATCCTTGGAAGCCGATCTTGATCGCCCCCAATATCGGCGGGTTGAATTTAAGACTGAAGGTCAGAAATTCTTTTATCTTGAAATCACTTTAGAAAAAGTTGACTTTATTTACCAGTTCGGTCAGTCCGGTGCTGAAAATAATGAAGAGGAGGTTAGCGAAAGCCCTGAAGATCTTATGAAAAAGCTTGGATTGTAA
- the porA gene encoding pyruvate ferredoxin oxidoreductase, whose amino-acid sequence MTKAIGLEVSLAIAEAVKQANVDVVAAYPITPQTHIVEELSVYVANGELDAEYIPVESEHSALSAAVGSSAAGARTYTATAAQGLAFMHEILFITSGLRLPVVMTVANRAMSAPISIWNDHGDIMAERDIGWIQIFAENGQEAYELTIAAFKIAEDRKVLLPICVNVDGFILTHMIEPVTFIDQKKIDDFLPPYSPALTLDPDKPATFGPVGVPEVYIESRKQCEQALLNSKAVVQQVLEDWGKSCGGKYKLVEKNGNDKAKILFITMGSLGETTMTAVKELEESGESAGQVRIRLWRPFPREEFLEAIADADELIVIDRALSPGAHNGPVAQEIKALLFNESKRPKVHNVIAGLGGRDVTVKDFQKMYAMAKADELGPNYLIWGVRSDA is encoded by the coding sequence ATGACCAAGGCTATTGGGTTGGAAGTTTCGCTGGCCATTGCCGAAGCGGTGAAACAGGCCAACGTAGATGTAGTGGCAGCCTACCCTATTACTCCCCAGACGCATATAGTTGAAGAATTATCTGTATATGTGGCTAATGGTGAGTTAGATGCAGAATATATTCCGGTAGAGTCAGAGCATTCTGCACTGAGTGCGGCTGTTGGTTCCAGTGCAGCCGGAGCAAGAACCTATACTGCTACGGCTGCACAGGGGTTGGCTTTTATGCATGAAATTTTGTTCATTACTTCAGGATTGAGACTGCCCGTGGTAATGACTGTCGCCAACCGAGCCATGTCTGCCCCCATTTCCATCTGGAATGACCATGGCGATATCATGGCTGAAAGAGATATCGGCTGGATTCAAATATTTGCTGAAAATGGTCAGGAAGCTTATGAGCTGACCATAGCTGCATTTAAAATTGCTGAAGATCGCAAGGTGCTTTTACCTATTTGCGTCAATGTGGATGGTTTTATACTTACCCATATGATAGAACCGGTGACTTTTATAGATCAGAAAAAGATTGATGACTTTCTGCCCCCTTACAGCCCGGCCCTGACCTTAGACCCTGACAAACCCGCAACCTTTGGTCCTGTTGGAGTTCCAGAAGTTTACATTGAATCTCGCAAACAGTGTGAACAGGCTCTTCTTAATTCCAAAGCTGTGGTTCAACAGGTTCTGGAAGACTGGGGCAAATCTTGTGGAGGAAAATACAAGCTGGTAGAAAAAAATGGTAATGACAAGGCCAAAATCTTGTTTATAACCATGGGTTCATTAGGCGAAACTACAATGACTGCAGTAAAAGAACTGGAAGAGTCCGGGGAGTCTGCAGGTCAAGTCAGAATCAGACTGTGGAGACCCTTTCCGAGAGAAGAATTCTTAGAAGCCATTGCCGACGCTGATGAACTAATTGTCATAGACCGTGCGCTGAGCCCCGGAGCACACAATGGTCCTGTGGCCCAGGAAATCAAGGCACTTCTTTTTAATGAATCTAAAAGACCTAAAGTTCATAATGTAATTGCAGGTCTTGGCGGCCGTGACGTGACTGTCAAGGATTTCCAGAAAATGTACGCCATGGCCAAAGCCGATGAACTGGGACCAAACTATCTTATATGGGGGGTACGCTCAGATGCTTAA
- a CDS encoding NAD(P)/FAD-dependent oxidoreductase, with amino-acid sequence MSKFNLIVIGGGPAGLMAAGQASARGLKVLVLEKKHLPARKLGITGKGRCNLTNTATHKSFLNAFANGASFMRFALGRFDSEHLVAFFKNLNVNMVEERGGRVFPASQQASEIVRSLIKWARDMGVTIMTDSRAGRLVIEDNSVKGLSIHGPDDTQFIEVQQIIIATGGCSYPATGSTGDGYRLAREAGHNIITPCPALVPLETQDNKVHQMQGLSLRNVQADLLIDDKKKTGLFGEMLFTHFGVSGPIILTMSRTAVQALMNKHKVTLRVDLKPAVDHAQFKQRIARVMHQQGKKKISNILKEFLPLKMIPVFLEQSCIDPDKPGNAVNNKEQKMLRLWCKELLIKITGYRSFNEAIVTSGGVDLKEVNPKTMESRKVKGLYFAGEVLDVDADTGGFNLQAAFSTGWVAGNSVGH; translated from the coding sequence ATGTCAAAATTTAATTTAATAGTCATTGGAGGTGGCCCTGCAGGACTAATGGCTGCAGGCCAGGCATCGGCCAGAGGGCTTAAAGTTCTGGTGCTGGAGAAAAAACATCTGCCTGCCAGAAAACTGGGCATTACCGGAAAGGGTCGCTGCAACCTGACCAATACAGCCACACATAAATCCTTTCTCAATGCTTTTGCCAATGGTGCCAGTTTTATGCGCTTTGCTCTGGGACGCTTCGATTCTGAACATCTTGTTGCTTTTTTCAAAAACCTCAATGTCAACATGGTTGAAGAGCGTGGAGGAAGAGTCTTTCCTGCTTCACAGCAGGCTTCTGAAATAGTAAGGTCATTGATAAAATGGGCCCGGGACATGGGAGTGACTATTATGACTGACTCAAGGGCAGGCAGGTTAGTAATTGAGGATAACTCAGTCAAGGGGTTAAGTATCCACGGCCCTGATGATACCCAATTTATTGAAGTACAGCAGATTATTATCGCTACAGGGGGATGTTCTTATCCAGCGACAGGATCAACCGGAGACGGATACCGATTAGCCAGGGAAGCCGGGCATAACATTATTACGCCCTGCCCTGCTTTGGTGCCATTGGAAACTCAAGACAACAAAGTCCACCAGATGCAGGGGCTTAGTTTGCGCAATGTGCAGGCGGATCTTCTAATTGACGACAAAAAAAAGACAGGGCTGTTTGGAGAGATGCTTTTTACACACTTTGGAGTATCAGGACCTATTATCCTGACCATGAGCAGGACTGCGGTCCAGGCTTTAATGAACAAGCATAAGGTAACTCTGCGAGTTGACCTTAAGCCTGCAGTAGATCATGCACAATTTAAGCAAAGAATTGCCAGGGTCATGCACCAGCAGGGGAAAAAAAAGATCTCCAATATTCTTAAGGAGTTTCTGCCTTTAAAAATGATTCCGGTTTTCCTTGAACAAAGCTGCATTGATCCTGACAAGCCAGGCAATGCTGTAAACAACAAAGAACAAAAAATGCTTCGTCTATGGTGCAAGGAACTGCTTATAAAAATTACCGGATATAGATCATTTAATGAAGCCATTGTTACTTCCGGTGGCGTTGACCTCAAAGAAGTTAATCCCAAAACCATGGAGTCCAGAAAAGTTAAAGGACTTTATTTTGCCGGAGAGGTTCTGGATGTTGATGCAGACACAGGAGGTTTCAATCTTCAGGCCGCTTTTTCCACCGGCTGGGTGGCGGGTAACAGTGTTGGACATTAA
- the prxU gene encoding thioredoxin-dependent peroxiredoxin (Most members of this family contain a selenocysteine.) produces MAEELPAGCARPTGGPVGEEVVEEVETEQTIKKEKKNMIQVGRKAPDFTAPGYQDGKFINVKLSDYLGKWVVLCFYPGDFTFVUATEISAVAEKHSEFQKLGVEVLSMSIDSMFVHKMWVDHELSKMVEGGVPFPMLSDAGGRVGKVYGVYDEEAGVETRGRFLIDPDGVVQGFEVLTPPVGRNVSETLRQIQAFQLVRETKGAEATPSGWKPGKMTLKPGPELVGNVWKEWKTDMAFD; encoded by the coding sequence ATGGCTGAAGAATTGCCTGCAGGATGCGCGCGTCCCACAGGTGGTCCAGTGGGCGAGGAAGTAGTTGAAGAAGTTGAGACTGAACAAACCATAAAAAAGGAGAAAAAAAATATGATTCAGGTGGGTAGAAAAGCTCCAGATTTTACTGCTCCAGGCTACCAGGATGGAAAGTTTATTAACGTCAAACTCTCTGACTACCTTGGAAAATGGGTAGTACTTTGCTTCTATCCTGGTGATTTCACCTTTGTATGAGCAACAGAAATTTCAGCAGTTGCTGAAAAACATTCCGAATTCCAGAAGCTTGGCGTTGAAGTATTGTCCATGAGCATTGACAGTATGTTTGTGCACAAGATGTGGGTTGATCATGAGCTTTCCAAAATGGTTGAGGGAGGGGTACCCTTTCCAATGCTTTCTGATGCAGGAGGCAGAGTAGGTAAGGTTTATGGAGTCTATGATGAGGAAGCCGGAGTTGAGACAAGAGGCCGATTTCTTATTGATCCTGATGGTGTAGTCCAGGGATTTGAAGTTTTGACTCCACCTGTTGGACGTAATGTAAGTGAAACACTGCGTCAGATTCAGGCCTTTCAGCTCGTAAGAGAAACCAAGGGCGCGGAAGCAACACCTTCAGGCTGGAAACCCGGTAAAATGACACTTAAGCCCGGCCCTGAGCTTGTAGGTAATGTCTGGAAGGAATGGAAAACCGACATGGCTTTTGACTAA
- the cobT gene encoding nicotinate-nucleotide--dimethylbenzimidazole phosphoribosyltransferase, translated as MNKFINEVVYSIQPVSTDLITKAFLHLDNLTKPQGSLGRLEEIAAQLYAIGNGSNPRVEPGMVFTCAADHGVARRGTSLYPQEVTRQMVLNFVEGGAAINVLAEAAGLDLSVVDVGVMGEEFSSDSLILNRKVMSGTKDMSVEPAMNMEQCSEAVLAGIDLAESAYNRGFKSLCTGEMGIGNTTAATALFCAFLLEDPVSLSGAGTGLDPDGIIKKAEIIDRTLKLHHAVIDQKNPWNILAVMGGLEIACLTGLIIGGSARRMNIIVDGYISTAAFVCAWNINPLVKDYCFFSHLSAEKGHARIVEMLGVRPVLSMDMRLGEGTGAAMAYFVLKCAADIFNKMATFDTAGVSR; from the coding sequence ATGAATAAGTTTATTAACGAAGTAGTCTACAGTATTCAGCCTGTAAGCACGGACCTGATCACTAAAGCATTTCTTCACCTTGACAATTTGACCAAACCTCAAGGCAGCCTGGGGCGACTGGAGGAAATTGCTGCCCAGCTATATGCCATCGGCAATGGATCAAATCCAAGAGTGGAGCCAGGTATGGTCTTTACTTGTGCTGCAGATCATGGTGTAGCACGCCGGGGAACCAGTCTTTATCCTCAAGAGGTTACAAGGCAGATGGTTCTGAACTTTGTTGAGGGTGGTGCAGCAATCAATGTTCTTGCTGAAGCTGCAGGGCTGGATCTTTCAGTTGTGGACGTGGGAGTTATGGGCGAAGAATTTTCATCTGACAGCCTTATTCTCAACCGTAAAGTTATGTCTGGTACAAAAGACATGTCGGTTGAGCCTGCTATGAATATGGAACAATGCTCAGAGGCAGTGCTTGCAGGGATTGATCTTGCTGAATCTGCTTATAATAGAGGCTTCAAATCTCTTTGTACTGGTGAAATGGGCATAGGCAACACTACAGCAGCCACTGCCCTTTTTTGCGCTTTTTTGCTTGAAGATCCTGTGTCACTTTCTGGAGCAGGCACAGGACTTGATCCAGATGGAATAATAAAAAAAGCTGAGATTATTGACAGGACCTTAAAACTGCATCATGCTGTTATTGATCAAAAAAATCCCTGGAATATTCTGGCGGTTATGGGTGGACTGGAAATTGCCTGCCTGACGGGATTGATCATTGGAGGTTCTGCGAGACGGATGAATATTATTGTGGACGGTTATATATCCACAGCTGCATTTGTGTGTGCCTGGAATATTAATCCATTGGTAAAAGATTATTGTTTTTTTTCCCATCTTTCTGCAGAAAAGGGACATGCACGTATAGTTGAAATGCTTGGAGTAAGACCTGTTTTGAGCATGGATATGCGACTGGGTGAAGGCACAGGCGCAGCTATGGCTTATTTTGTTCTTAAGTGTGCAGCAGATATTTTCAATAAAATGGCAACCTTTGATACTGCAGGGGTCAGCAGGTAA
- a CDS encoding DUF4079 family protein: MLWIHPVLQLWATLMAFYVLFLGLQRFRVLHLNHKAKFEWRKHVFWGRIVIIVWLAGLVLGRFATHNQWGEGGIFLSHVQGAMFMTPLMIIAYFTGSIMDRQKKKRKWLPALHGLNNLVMSGLALYQFYTGYFIIQNFIL, from the coding sequence ATGCTCTGGATTCATCCTGTTCTACAGTTATGGGCAACACTTATGGCCTTTTATGTCCTTTTTCTCGGGTTGCAGCGTTTTAGAGTTCTGCATTTAAATCACAAGGCAAAATTTGAATGGAGAAAGCACGTTTTCTGGGGCAGGATTGTAATTATTGTCTGGCTTGCAGGTCTGGTTCTGGGAAGATTCGCCACTCATAATCAATGGGGCGAGGGGGGGATTTTTTTAAGCCATGTTCAAGGGGCCATGTTTATGACTCCTTTGATGATCATTGCTTACTTTACCGGATCCATTATGGACAGGCAAAAAAAGAAACGCAAATGGCTGCCTGCCCTGCACGGCCTGAACAACCTGGTTATGTCGGGACTGGCTTTGTATCAGTTCTACACCGGCTATTTCATTATCCAGAACTTTATTCTTTAG
- a CDS encoding 4Fe-4S binding protein yields MSELAICAWQKLELGTVITQPGNAAQLRTGDWKTLRPETDTEKCIKCGMCSIYCPEFCISENEEGYYPADLFYCKGCGICANECPKQAISMVMD; encoded by the coding sequence ATGTCCGAATTAGCTATTTGCGCCTGGCAAAAACTGGAATTGGGAACAGTTATCACCCAACCGGGGAATGCTGCCCAGCTCAGGACCGGAGACTGGAAAACTCTGCGCCCTGAAACTGATACAGAAAAATGTATAAAGTGCGGAATGTGCAGTATTTACTGTCCTGAATTCTGTATCAGTGAGAATGAAGAGGGTTATTATCCAGCAGATCTTTTCTACTGCAAGGGATGCGGTATATGTGCTAATGAGTGCCCGAAACAGGCTATTTCCATGGTAATGGACTGA
- a CDS encoding pyruvate ferredoxin oxidoreductase subunit gamma yields MWEIRLHGRGGQGAVTSAELLARAAIAQGKFAQAFPSFGPERRGAPVQAFVRVDDKKILKREKIYEPNMVMVLDPTLLDVVNVAEGLKEDGTVVVNSPQANDELKKKYSWPNVAAVNATRIAMDILSVPITNTTMIGALLKASGILEPADMEAVILDRFGPKLGPKNFNAMSKAYEVTNIN; encoded by the coding sequence ATGTGGGAAATCAGACTTCACGGCAGAGGAGGTCAGGGTGCGGTAACCTCGGCAGAACTTCTGGCCAGAGCGGCAATTGCTCAGGGTAAATTTGCCCAGGCTTTTCCCAGTTTTGGTCCGGAAAGAAGAGGAGCTCCAGTCCAGGCCTTTGTCAGGGTAGATGACAAAAAAATTCTCAAAAGAGAAAAAATTTATGAACCAAACATGGTCATGGTTCTTGACCCCACTCTGCTTGACGTGGTGAATGTGGCTGAAGGCCTTAAAGAGGACGGAACAGTGGTAGTCAACTCACCTCAGGCCAATGATGAACTGAAGAAGAAGTACAGCTGGCCCAATGTTGCTGCTGTCAATGCCACAAGAATCGCCATGGACATTTTGTCCGTGCCCATTACCAACACAACCATGATTGGCGCTTTGCTCAAAGCGTCAGGCATCCTTGAACCAGCTGACATGGAAGCGGTCATACTTGATCGTTTCGGCCCAAAACTGGGCCCTAAAAACTTCAATGCCATGTCAAAGGCCTACGAAGTAACCAACATCAACTAA
- a CDS encoding site-2 protease family protein: MFGKSINLVKVFGFQIKVDISWLAIAVLVTWSLAVGFFPHYLEGLRPLDYWILAVFGALGLFFSIIFHEFWHSFVARKLGIPIRGITLFVFGGVAEMEEDPKTPKSEFWIAIAGPLASLFLALVFYLIFDMSQRLDVTQGITSVFMYLALINFILAIFNLIPAFPMDGGRILRAILWHTKKDLRWATQTASNMGSIFGFILMGLGILNMLTGNLVGGLWYFIIGMFIRFVAQNSYRQLMVKHALEGETVKSLMNRPVYVDPDISLQDLVDNYVYKHHFKMFPVINRNTLEGCITTRQVGEIDRENWPGILVRDIASSCSMENTVSPDEDVMKVLGKMNQTGRSRMMVVEDGNLIGVISLKDIMAYLSARMELEGDRSFSD, from the coding sequence ATGTTTGGGAAAAGCATAAATCTTGTAAAAGTTTTCGGATTTCAAATCAAGGTGGACATAAGCTGGCTGGCGATAGCCGTGCTGGTTACATGGTCGCTTGCAGTGGGATTTTTTCCTCATTATCTTGAAGGGCTAAGGCCTTTAGACTACTGGATTCTGGCAGTTTTTGGTGCCCTGGGCCTGTTTTTCTCCATAATTTTCCATGAATTCTGGCACTCTTTTGTAGCGAGAAAGCTTGGAATACCCATCAGGGGTATCACTTTATTTGTTTTTGGCGGGGTGGCAGAAATGGAAGAAGACCCCAAAACTCCGAAAAGCGAATTCTGGATAGCCATTGCAGGACCGCTTGCCAGTCTGTTTCTGGCATTAGTGTTTTATCTTATTTTTGACATGTCTCAAAGACTGGATGTCACTCAAGGCATTACCAGTGTTTTCATGTACCTGGCCTTGATCAATTTTATACTGGCCATCTTTAATTTGATCCCGGCCTTTCCCATGGATGGCGGTAGAATTTTGCGCGCTATTTTATGGCATACTAAAAAAGATTTGCGTTGGGCCACCCAGACTGCTTCCAATATGGGCTCCATTTTTGGCTTCATCCTTATGGGGCTGGGCATCCTTAATATGCTGACCGGAAATCTGGTAGGCGGGCTCTGGTATTTTATTATCGGCATGTTTATCAGGTTTGTTGCCCAGAATTCCTACCGACAGCTTATGGTAAAGCATGCATTGGAGGGTGAAACTGTCAAAAGTTTGATGAATCGACCTGTATATGTTGATCCTGACATCAGTCTCCAGGACCTTGTAGATAACTATGTTTATAAACATCACTTCAAGATGTTTCCAGTCATTAACAGAAATACTTTAGAAGGGTGTATAACTACAAGACAGGTAGGAGAAATTGACAGGGAAAACTGGCCGGGAATCTTAGTTCGGGATATAGCCAGCAGTTGTTCCATGGAAAATACTGTATCACCTGATGAAGATGTAATGAAAGTGCTGGGCAAAATGAACCAGACCGGTCGCAGCAGAATGATGGTTGTGGAAGATGGTAATCTGATCGGGGTTATCTCCCTTAAGGATATCATGGCCTACCTTTCTGCGAGAATGGAGCTTGAGGGAGACCGGAGTTTTTCAGATTAG